ACATATTATTTCGTGTTGAGGGCAAATCAATCGTAGCGCGAATTCACTCCCTTTTTTGTAACTCTTTAATTTGAAAGCTCCTAAGGACAATTCCTTATAAAGGATTGTTTGCCCCTTGATATGATCTGATGcctatatattttattttgatttttcatcCGGTGTCTGATATTTGCTTTTGAActcaattaatatggatttatGCTATATAGTTCCACTTTAAGGACACAACATTCTCGACTAAAGACAACTTCATGATACTTAGTTATCGAATCtaaaatctctaattaaaaataaaaaaatacttttcaatCCATCACAATCTTTGACTGTCCGTGAATGCTATATGACTAGtctatgaattatgatgaaGTGAGACCCTATGAGTTTACAACACAACTTTTGATGAAAAGATTATATATTACCTCGAGTGAGTACCCCTAAAATTTGATACTATTCAACATAACAAATTTATccctttttatattattattattattttgccaATAATGTGTGGTGGAGTTGAAAGAATCTATCCATGTAGGGAAAAGCTGAATGAGCTTATAATTGTGTTTGAAATGATAGGTCTACTATCCCTTCTTGTTTGGGGTATATATGCTTAGGGAGAATCCAAagttttatatatgtattaaaaattTGCTAAATATCTTATTATAGTAAATTCAACTATagtgataaattattttaaaattattataaaaacacataaatttcaatttctaTATTTGCCTCTAGGTATGGGCCATAATACAATAGCATGTAGTAGATGTGTCATTCATTGTTGCCTCCGATTTATATTCTTTTTTAGTCAATAGGTAGTCCTCCGCCCTCATTCgtggtggacaagatgagggaaaGGAGGctaagatggtttggacatATAAAAAAGAAATGTAATATGTAAATGTCCCCGATGAGGAGATGTGAGATGTTGGAGATAGTGGGACGAGGAGAGGCAGAGGCAGAGGCGGGTTGAAGAAGTATTGGAGAGAAGTGATTAAACAAAACATGACGCATATATAGCCAACAAAGGACATATTGACCTTAGATATGAGGGTGTGAAAATCGCGAATAAGGGTAGAAGGTTATTAAACAGTTGAGCGTTGTCTTAGTATTAGCCTATTCATGTAGTCTTTGGCTTGGTGGTAGTTTAGAGTACCGTGCTTGTCGTAGTATTAGCCTATTAAGATCGTTTTTGACTTTTGATACATGTTATCATATGTTGTTCACTGAGTTTAGGTGGTCGCAACTCGCACCTTGTTGTTGATGTTACGCTTCCTTGCATATATGCTCTGCACTACTTTCTATGAGTTGTCATGTTTTATATCCACTATCATTTTTCCTTTCTATTACTACTTTTATTTGTTTCACTTGAGTTAAAAGTCTTTCGAAAAATAATCTCTCTACCTTTAAAAGATAAAAGTAAGATTTGCATATATTCTACTATCTCCAAACTCCACTCAATGCGATTTCActcaatttttttgttgttgttgtagtcaATAGATATTTCATATTTGAGAGTTATAAAACACAAGAGACAAAAAAAACTATCAATTGGCTTCTAACAGGTAAATGTCACCAAAATGTTAAGTGAGTTAGTGCTTCCAATGTAAgaataaaagtaaaaaagaaaaggttGATGATGATCTAATTATTAATGTACTACTAAAATTTATAGTAGAAACTAGTAAGCTTCAATTGTCATAGCTGAAAGATTTACATATCTTAACATTAGAACAAATGTTTGGAGATAGATACAACAATCCGACCTTAGCTCAGTTGGTAGAGCGGAAGACTGTAGTTGTTGCTGTAATCTTTAGGTCGCTGGTTCGAATCCGGCAGGTCGGAGCTTTTTTGCCTATTATTTGTAAATATATCTTTATTGCCCCAATTGACTGTCGCGTCCAACGAGAGTGTGAGCATCTTCAATGTTAGAATGTGGTCAAGATCAAAAGCAAATGCAAGATTTGAATTCTATGAATtcatttttccaaaaattttaGAATTAAACCCATTATATTCCTAAAGTAACGTACTCATACCTACTGTTTGTGTGATCTTAGTAAATATttacatataaatttattttgcaCGATTAAAGTATTAGGTTAGATGAACTGGCAAGCTTTTGAAAAAAGGGAAGCACATGCCATCTTAAACAAATCTCACATCAGATTGAAAGAAGAAAGTGAAGACAAGTACAACGAACAATATGTGCCCATGAACTTAGGTCTGAAGATATTGATAGTATCTGCAATTTAACCAGTTATAGCAAGTTTTTACACTATGAAACTTGATAAAGAAGATTTACATGTTACAGGTCAACTTTTACCTAATGTTATTATACAAGTTACACTTTAACAGTGTATAGAACAGAACTTACACTCCTTATTAAATAATCATTTCTACAACCTGCCTATGCTCTATGACCTCAACTACCAGTAGGGTCCAAAGCTACCAAAAGAAAAAGATGCTATTTCTACACCATTAGATGCTAAACTATACAGTCAAAATTTCGGTCACATGAAGCATCCAGCATACTGGTGATGATTTAAGGAGTCTTCGAAGCCACCTGCAATAAACTTCAAAATCAAACTGACTGAAGACTATATGATCATTTAGTAAAGTAGCATATAAATCACATTACTGACAACAGACAAAACATCCAATTCGAGAAAAGAATACTAGACGTTGCAAAATACTAGCAGTACACAAAATAGGTTACAAACATGGATCTGGGGAAACCATTCTATCGCCAAGAGTCTAAATTTGGAGTTCTGATGAACTAGTTGAAACATGCAGGAAAAAATTTAATGCACCCAATACCAAATCATTTCTCTCTCTGTAACTCTCTCCTTTTCAGACTTCAAAGGCATAGAGATGTCAAGAAGAAAGAAACAGAAAGACATTTTCGGACTGTAAACACAAACATAACTAAAACAATTAAAGACAGCAAACAAGCACTATGAAAAGTTACCTTTTTTCACTGGAGCTTATGTGAGCAAAGCTGCAGTTTATCCTCACTCAAAAAACCCAGCAATACCGTACTTTGGAGGCGTGCATACCTAACATCGCGAACAGGGCTGTTCAGAGAATTAATTCGCTGAGCCACATTTAAAGATGGCAATTCTTGTAAGACCAGTTCCATTGTTGCGTCATCACCAGAAGCAAACATGGGGCTCTTCTTCCCTCTATTAATTATAGCAGTTTTTGGAAGTCGGATGCCACTAACTTTGGCACAAGAAGCTCCTAACTTCTGGTATCTGCTACCAACTCTCCTGTAAAGAACATGAGAACCCTCTACTGCTTGCTCTATTGTAGAAACTGGAGTGGGCAATATTTGAGAAGCAGCCATATCGCCAGAGATCTCCAGTTTAGGACGGAAAGAGGCAACTATGTCATCATTTCTATCTCCACAAGCGAGAGATATACATATTCCTTGATTCTCTGACTCAGGGACCAAGCACGGCCTTCAGTGATAAATGAAACTCTATTATCACTATGGAATTCGTAAAAATTACAAGAGAATATCACAGAGCTTCAAGATAACTCTTTTTAAACCAGCTTGAAAAGTCACCAAAACCGTACAGATGATCCAGGCACAATCTGTTTCAATATATCAGATGCACTCTGCCCCTAAACTCCAGAAAGAAGATTTTGGGCatagtcaaacactcaaacaaTCTAGTTTTGATCTGGCTACTACTACTGGGGAATAAGGCAGAACTCCAAGAAAAGCACTCTTTTAGACCAGTGGGAAAAGTCAACTAAAATCACACAATTAGTCCCGGAATGATCTACATCTATCATTTAGAAGTTCTTATCACTTATCATTAGCAGACAATATGATAGAGCATCACGATAAACAATCTCTCAGACCagttttaaaacttaaaagtaaactaaaatgtgaATATCCACACACGATTTGCATCCATGTAACAGACACTCTTATCAATTAAATCTGTCCCGCCAACTATCTACTCAACTCCTCTTAACATGATCTGGACATAGCCATGCACATTCAAACAATTTATCAGGAAAGCAATCATTTCTAATACTAGAGCTAGCGCATCGAAAATCAGAAAACATTTGACATATGAGCAAAAAAGTTCTGCATAAAAAAGCAGTGAGCTTTTCTCTCAAGTAAAAAAAAGCTGTAAACTTTGCCCCTAAGAAGCTTTATATACCCTAGATATTTGTGGAAATAGTtgattgaactatgaacaagaaaGGACCTAAATAGATTAATAagattaagagcccgtttggattggcttataagttgcttataagctgttttcaactcttttgagtgtttggctgaccaatttaaagtcattttgtgcttaaaataagccccccaaaaaataattgggtCTGTTTCGCTACCCTGACttttttttttagcttataagctgcttaaaataaattaagtcAAACAGGCAGTCAAGTCCTCAACAATAAAAATTAAGATTGTACTGTTGACAACTCAAGTAGTGAAAGTTCTTTGCAACAACTTCAAGATTCTTCCTAGCAAACCAATTCCAGAGCTTTGGTGTAGCGGTAAGTGCATAGCACATGATGTATGAGCTAACCACACTTCACGAGTTCAAACCTTGTTGCATACAAAAGCGTGGCACTTAAGTGAAGAAGGGTAGAGGGAAGGGCTTATTTATCCAACGAGTTCCAATTATCCGTCAACTGGTCCACGGAGAACTTCAGtaatcaaagaaaaatgatCCTTTGTAGCAACCCTTAAAACTAAGGAGTACAGCCTTGCCATGGCTTCAGATTGTGAAAATATCAAGACACAAATTCATGATGTCTCCACAATAAACTAAGTCAATAAGAAATCAATGACCAAGTTAAATCCTTGACATAAGACGAGAAGCTTGTTGTTCCGATTAAGAGTATCTCTTAGACTAGACTGACAAATTGTCTGAACCATAGAACTCAAAGTTTATTTCTATCAGGAAAAGGCAAAATGTGATAacaaacaactccaaggaacaaaatataatcaattaCCTCCCATGTATCATCACTGTGACGCTGTCTAAAGATAATCTATAAGATCATTTTCTGACCTATCTTTTGAGATATTGGATCACCATTTCGTACTAGCAACTTAACTGCTTTGCCATAACAAATCTTACATTCTCAAGAACCTACAACTCAATAACCAATTGGACTATTTAGTGAGCAACAATTTGCGTTGAACACAATCATTCTCAATCTTACCACAATATGTTAACTATTATAAACAAAAATTATAACGTGTACAGTCTGCACCTTCTTAAGCAATATCTCTGTCTacaaaaactggaaaaaatgGTCAACTAAATGCCTTCAACCATTTCTTTCTTCTATACCATCCACTAGTGTTTCTACTTCAATCTTTTGAACAAgatgaatacaacaacaacaacatacccagtgaaatcccacaagtgaagtctggggagggtaggatgtacgcagaccttaccactaccttatGGAGATAaagaggctgtttccgaaagaccctcggatCAAAAGTCATAGTCCCAagtaagagagaagaacaatatatagcataatggcaataaaataaaaagctatgcaaattttacaagacaagaacaataacaatatcaaAGTAATGTGATAAATAAAGGCACTAACAATACAACTATAAAGGCatgcctagacctacgaccaccATAAACCGACACACGGcaagacaccattctatccctactagccttctatcctaatccacgacctccactcctttctatctaaggtcatgtcctcggtgatatagGGTACcaccatatcttgtctaatcacctctctccaatactttttcggtctacccctacccctctgcataacccccaaatccaaccactcgcacctcctaactggggcgTCAACACCCCTCCTTTGCACATGCCCAaatcatctcagtctcgcttctctcatcttgtctgccgcagatgccactcccaccttctcccgaataacctcattcctaatcttatcactcctagtgtgtccacacatccatctcttGAACAGGATGAATGAGTACCTAAAATATATTCAAAGACCAGAAAATGTAGGCTCCTTCAAGAACATTCCTAAGATCTAAATTTTCAGTTAGGCTCCTTTGAGAATATTCCTGAGATCTAAATTTGCAGTTAGTTAATGATTAAAATTTTCAAGGTACAGGAATAATAATCTATTGAGAGATTTTCCAAGGTACAAATATTCTTGAGGCAATTACTCGGCAAAGAGTCATCGCATCCTAACAGTTCTAAAGCTACAGTTAGGGATGGTGCAGCTCATAAGATATTAGATATTAAGGAAAAACTTGTTCACCTTAAGAAGCAACAACtaattgaaatttcaaagaagTAAACATACTAGAACTCACCTTTCGTCACTACTACCAAAGTTCCAGTGGCACAAGCCTACTGAAGATGCAGAAAGAACACTTCTAATGCCACCACCAAGTGTAGGAGATGAAAGGGAATGCACAGTATGAACAGGATTTCCTGTCAACCCCGTCATAGATTCCACTGGCCTCGTAGTTTGACGCCGATCAAACTGCAAAACCATGCCATTCTGCAAACACAAAACTAAAAATACTcagagaaaaaagaagagagacactaatttttcttttggatAAATAACAATGAGGCCTCCAGACTGAAAGAGAGACtaactaatgaaaacaaataaaCACTCCCTCAATGCCAACTTGCTTGTCACTTTCGATTCTTTACTTGGCAAATTTTCCAAGCTATATTAGATATTTATTCATTCGTTTTTTGAACATCAAGTATTTAGAAACTACATTGAAAGTACTTAAAGTTGTAATTTTCTGCCATGAATACTGAGAGAATCCATTCAGAATTATTAGTGAAACATTACTTTGTTTGACtcacaaaaaatgaaaattggCAACCATTTTCCAACAGATGGATTATGTGTTAGGACCTGTAAACCGGCATACATGTAATGCGAATTGTTGGCATCCCACGCACATGACCAAGGAACAGTCTGCATATTCCaaatagacaaaaaaaaaaaaagaatcaatttAACTTTGGCCAATGGCATTAGAAGTTCAGAACAGAAGTGATACTCCATCGATTAGCAACAAACGCTTCCTACATACAAACTCAAATAACAGTCACAAAATTGGATGGGGGGAAAATAACAAAAGTAACAAAAGGATTATTGTCATGAAGCACATTACTGAAAATAGGTCGCTCTGTAAATTTAACTGTGAAAATAAGGGACTCATGAGGCCTTAACGATTACCAACTTACCATAAAGTGTGTAAAAGTACAGAAAAATTACTCCATATAAGAATTCTAACTCTAATCAACAATCATCCGAACAGAGAATTTGAGAGCTTATCAACCAAAACAAAATATCTACTACAATATCCAACAAGTCTGAGCAATTTTAGCTTTACACAAACTTAATAAGTGAAAGCAAAAGGACAACTATAAAAAGAAGGCCTAGAGTTATTACCGGTAAGTCATATGTCAGAACAGTATGGTTGTTTTCAGAACTGcaaaaagaaagagaacaaataaataagataCTTACGGGGAGGGGAGCACAATACAGAAACTAACACAGAAAATTTTCAATCAAGTAAAGTATATTTTACTGTTATACAGCAATTATTTAGCAGAAAGTTGGGAGAGGTTATCAACCTAAGAACTGACAACTTCTTCCCTAAAGAAGCCAAGAGTATGAATCTATCATAAGGAGAAACATGCAAGTCCTTGATAGTTTTCATGCTCACAGGAAGCAGAATGTCTTCTCTTTCATGTGGAGACAACAGACTGATCTGCAAAATGCAAAAGTAGAAAAAGTTGAAAAACAAATGCAGACCGCAAACCATCAGAGAATTCCAATAAGGCGACCTATGAAATTTACTTTGGTAAGCATATGCTGTCCTCCCATTCCAGAGAGCCTTCTGGCAATCAGCAAATTCTCACCATTGATGTCCACATCAAATAGGCGAGCACCATCAATCTGAATCTCTTTCTACAAACAGATAAAACATAAGGTTACTAACTCGAATAGACTTCAGCCAATGGGGCAAATTGGATAAACATATGCCAGTTCACTCCCAATAAAAAACCAGTAAGAAAAAAGAGGTAAGAGAGAAAATAAAGGTCATGTTTTGGGCCAATAAGCAGGAAGGGGACAGACCAGCCTGGACTACTTTCTCGGTCTCAAACAGACTATTGATGCTAACTGTTAACCCAAAGGTCGGTATTTCCAGTCCTTCTTGGCACACAAGTTGCAATACATCTCGAAGACTCGAACAACCATGGATGAAGGACGAATGATTTCTCTGCTGATATTATCAGGTACACAAGTTGCACTAGATGTGGAGCAACAATGGATAAAGGAGTAATGATTTCTCTGTTGCTACTATAAGAAGTCAACATTAAAAAGGAACACAATGCCTATAGCTCAATTTTCACATTTAACAAGAGCAGAGAGATGGCAAACCTGCAAAAGAAAACTATTcacatattcacatctttcagatttggagttgataTTGCATCCTGCACAAGATAGATAGGTACTGGAACATCAGCTTGATATGATGATACAACATTGCCAACATTTTCAATATTCCTAAGCAAAGATTTCTCATCAACTGCTTACCGAAAATGCGTACAGATGACCTGCTTTGCATTTCAGTTGGCGAGCCTTCAGTTGTTCTCTACAAAGAACAGATATGCAGTAAGCAATATGCTGCTTTGATGAACAAAGGTCAACAGAGATATCTATACTATTGCACTGAAACTTGTTATCCAATTTTCTCAAGCCAAAAAAACttcagaataaataaaaaatccaaAGAAGAAAGACTAACCTAGGAAAGGGGAACGAACATACAGATCAAAGAATATTTCTAAAAAAGCCAAAACAAGTACCTGGTTTAGCCAAAAAGGCATTGAAAAATGTCATATTCTGAAGAATGTTATAAGGAAATGCTGGTAGGAAAAAGAAGGCcataatatgttttaaagaaaaTGCACCGAAGTCAATCTGGTCCTCCAGGAAGAGGTATGCAACTACTGTAACAAAGGGGTGAATTTTCAAACAAGGGAAAGCAATAAGTAAAATGCGGATAAAGTAGGCAAAATCAGCTAGTTCTGCAAACCATCACTAAAAGATTAAACAAAATTCACAATGGGGGTTATGTTAGCAACCATATCACTTTAAAAGTGCTATACGCATGGGGGACACCCAACATACCGGAAAAGTGATTCTGTAAAAGATTTAATTTAATCCCCCACCTACCCACCCAAAAAATAAGAAGCCCTCCAATATTTCCAACCAAACTAAAAAGATGCATGAAGGAGGCCGGTGCAAAGAAGAAGCACAGAAGAAATAGCACACAAATTGAGACATACCTCTTTGAGGTACTCCACTTGCTTATGCAACTCAGCTTCTCTCCTCCTCCACTCAATTTCTTTCTTACACCAATCAGAGCACTGCACATATTCAATGTAGTCTTATAATCACCATGAGAACATGTAAAGGAAAATGTAATTTAGCATCTCCAAAGAGCTGAGAAAATTGTTTTCAGAAGTCAGGTTAAAGCAGAAGTGTCATTGATGCAGCTAACCCAGGGTGAATTTGCTACCAGACCAAGCATGAGGTGACAGGTTGACTTGAATACCCTCACAGAGAGAAAAGAAGCTAGCTGTTAGAGCAAACAGTTTTGGCTTTACATAGTGAAGAAGGTACAAGGTAGAGTAAGGTAAGGGAAACGTTATGAGGGAAGGAATTATGTTTGTCTTACATATTTCTGTTTTTTTATGACCGTGGTGTCCGGGCCAGCTTTcacgcacctcgactaattccacgggatACAAGCCACCTCCCACCAACAACAGATACCAAGTAACTCTGTCTACCAAGGCTAGGGCAGATGGAAAGAATTACTTAGCTTTTTTGTCTCCGCTAAGTTTAGGACCTGAGACCCAAGGATTCTCAACCACTTTTTTAACCACTAGACCACACCCTTGGATGCTTACATATTTCTGTTTGATTTTAGATGATGACAAAAGCTAATGCAACTTCTGACATTCATCTTTCTCCTGGTGTTCCAACTAAGAAACCGAGAGAAATTGCCCTTACCTATAACAACTATATAAGAGGTTTCCACAAACATACATCAAGTTTTTAGAATCTTGAACAGCTTTGTCCATTTGAAAACTAACAAATATCTTCAACTGCATCATTCCGTTTTAAACTGAGCAAAGGAGAACCACACCCGAAGATGTGAAAAGATAATCATCAATCCATCGccatattgtttttattttctttttatgaaagggtgggtgggtgggtgggttaGGTCAGTCTGATACGTTTTCCTCAAGTAGTTTGTGTTGGCTACATGGAAAATCTTGAAGGTCTCCACTGTGAATATTCATTAAGATGTTAGACCTGAATTCTATCAGGAGTTCGCACTGACTAAATCTAAAACCTTCATTTTTTCCTTACCTCTTTTTCAAGAGAAAAACAACTGGTTTCAAGAGACCGAATTTTCTGCAAAAGAGGGAGGAGTTTGATCACTATCTCATGAAGCAATACTCAAGATATAAGCGTCAAACTAAGACCTTTTGAAGCTCTTCGTCAACAGCATGAAGTCGAGAAGCATAAAGTACTCGAATACCCTTCACTGTGCATTTCTTATTACATTGGGGGCACTGCAAAAGAACAAAAGAGAGAATGTGAAGGATGAACTGAAATAGGATCTTCAAATAATGTATAAAacaaggaccaaactattatAAGGAATACCTTTCCTGACCTCCCTTTTTGTTGCAACCACTTTTTGATACACGACAAACCATATATATGCCCACAAGGAAGACAGCTGCAAAAGATTAGAAGGCGGACAACAATGGAAGTATTAACActtgaaaattatatttcaatTATAAGTTGTATATCTATCAATCAATAGCTAAACCTCAACTTCACTAGTTTGGTCGACTGTACTAAAATAAGTTATGTTTCGCGTCAAATCGGGAGTTCTCTCAAACTAAAAATTCTGTAAAGAAAACCAAAATTATCCCTACAGTGACATGTAAGAATCCAACTTGGGTGACGCCTAGATCTGTGAAAGAAATGTTGTTGTGCTGGAAAACTGGAAGAAGGAGAAAGTGCAGAGCTTGGAATATTGTTCCTTTAGCGTTGATATGGATCATTTGGAGAGAGAAATAAGAGGGATTTTGAAGGGGTAGAATTGACTTTTGGGCAGTTGATGAGTAGTCTCCGATCCCTTATTGATTGTTGGCCCACCCATTTAGTGCCGGGTAACATGGCCGGGTCGTATAGAGGATTGGGCGTCTTTTGTAGAGAATCATGTCGTGTTTGTTTTTTGGTATACTTGTATATGGCCATTTTTGGCCATTTTACTAATAAACTGATTACCTGATTAAAAAATGCAAGTCTCTAACCATAATTTTAATTAGTTGACATTACCTATATAAGTCGTTTATTTACAATGTATGTTATTAGCTAAGTCCACATTGATTTCAAGAGAGGACAAGACTTTAGTTACAACTGCTCTCCATGTATTTTAGGTCTACTTCATATCCTTTTGACACCTTTAATCGTGATATTTGTCCACCTACTAACCAATGCATTTGGATTGCCATGCAGAACATCCACAAACAACCTTCCAACCTTCCATCATTTCATCCTCTATGTTTATGCACCATTTGTGGGATGTGAACCATGATCATTCAACTGTCACTTGTCAAAAGAACAGAAAACCCAAGTGCTTTAATAGGGAGGGTGATGATAGATTTAGATGAAGTAAAAAGCTTCACTGAAagcatcaagaagatgcaaaAGAGTAGTATGGTTGAGGCTACAAAAGATATTGATTTAGCTCATTTGAGTACATGGCCATTCTAAGACCAAGTTCATAAGACACAAAAATTTGTCAGTGGAATCTACAGGGGACACATTGGGCCAGCTACATAAATACAAAAGACATATATAGACTTAATAAAGTTGTCTTGAGCTGAAAAAACATCAAAA
This DNA window, taken from Solanum dulcamara chromosome 3, daSolDulc1.2, whole genome shotgun sequence, encodes the following:
- the LOC129882042 gene encoding uncharacterized protein LOC129882042 isoform X1, translating into MAGDSDGADPDYERFLRHIGAAADESELAAEDIILLEDGEEYEEEEEEETDEDEEEEDEEEEEDEDDEEESSTGRRTLRRVLYGDRGATRSSSQERGINVENLDNSAVELESGDDTTRSKGGEAASQNVDKEEADGGEGEWNRSEIDGLFCSICMEAWTNDGDHQICCLPCGHIYGLSCIKKWLQQKGRSGKCPQCNKKCTVKGIRVLYASRLHAVDEELQKKIRSLETSCFSLEKECSDWCKKEIEWRRREAELHKQVEYLKERTTEGSPTEMQSRSSVRIFGCNINSKSERCEYVNSFLLQKEIQIDGARLFDVDINGENLLIARRLSGMGGQHMLTKISLLSPHEREDILLPVSMKTIKDLHVSPYDRFILLASLGKKLSVLSSENNHTVLTYDLPTVPWSCAWDANNSHYMYAGLQNGMVLQFDRRQTTRPVESMTGLTGNPVHTVHSLSSPTLGGGIRSVLSASSVGLCHWNFGSSDERPCLVPESENQGICISLACGDRNDDIVASFRPKLEISGDMAASQILPTPVSTIEQAVEGSHVLYRRVGSRYQKLGASCAKVSGIRLPKTAIINRGKKSPMFASGDDATMELVLQELPSLNVAQRINSLNSPVRDVRYARLQSTVLLGFLSEDKLQLCSHKLQ
- the LOC129882042 gene encoding uncharacterized protein LOC129882042 isoform X2, which translates into the protein MAGDSDGADPDYERFLRHIGAAADESELAAEDIILLEDGEEYEEEEEEETDEDEEEEDEEEEEDEDDEEESSTGRRTLRRVLYGDRGATRSSSQERGINVENLDNSAVELESGDDTTRSKGGEAASQNVDKEEADGGEGEWNRSEIDGLFCSICMEAWTNDGDHQICCLPCGHIYGLSCIKKWLQQKGRSGKCPQCNKKCTVKGIRVLYASRLHAVDEELQKCSDWCKKEIEWRRREAELHKQVEYLKERTTEGSPTEMQSRSSVRIFGCNINSKSERCEYVNSFLLQKEIQIDGARLFDVDINGENLLIARRLSGMGGQHMLTKISLLSPHEREDILLPVSMKTIKDLHVSPYDRFILLASLGKKLSVLSSENNHTVLTYDLPTVPWSCAWDANNSHYMYAGLQNGMVLQFDRRQTTRPVESMTGLTGNPVHTVHSLSSPTLGGGIRSVLSASSVGLCHWNFGSSDERPCLVPESENQGICISLACGDRNDDIVASFRPKLEISGDMAASQILPTPVSTIEQAVEGSHVLYRRVGSRYQKLGASCAKVSGIRLPKTAIINRGKKSPMFASGDDATMELVLQELPSLNVAQRINSLNSPVRDVRYARLQSTVLLGFLSEDKLQLCSHKLQ